From a single Candoia aspera isolate rCanAsp1 chromosome 2, rCanAsp1.hap2, whole genome shotgun sequence genomic region:
- the ARPC4 gene encoding actin-related protein 2/3 complex subunit 4: MTATLRPYLNAVRATLQAALCLENFSSQVVERHNKPEVEVRSSKELLLQPVIISRNEKEKVLIEGSINSVRVSIAVKQADEIEKILCHKFMRFMMMRAENFFILRRKPVEGYDISFLITNFHTEQMYKHKLVDFVIHFMEEIDKEISEMKLSVNARARIVAEEFLKNF; this comes from the exons atg ACAGCCACTCTGCGCCCCTATCTCAATGCAGTACGTGCCACCCTGCAGGCTGCCTTGTGCCTGGAGAACTTCTCATCCCAGGTGGTAGAGCGGCACAACAAACCTGAGGTGGAAGTCAG AAGCAGCAAAGAACTACTGTTGCAGCCTGTGATCATTAGcaggaatgagaaagagaaagtcTTAATTGAAGGCTCTATCAACTCTGTGCGAGTGAGCATTGCTGTGAAACAG GCTGATGAGATTGAGAAAATTCTATGTCACAAATTTATGCGGTTCATGATGATGAGAGCAGAAAACTTCTTCATTTTACGTCGGAAACCAGTTGAG ggcTATGACATCAGCTTCCTGATCACAAATTTCCATACAGAGCAGATGTACAAGCACAAGCTGGTGGACTTTGTCATTCATTTTATGGAGGAAATTGACAAGGAAATCAGTGAAATGAAGCTGTCAGTCAATGCCAGGGCTCGCATTGTGGCAGAGGAGTTCCTTAAGAAT ttcTAG